From Colias croceus chromosome 24, ilColCroc2.1, the proteins below share one genomic window:
- the LOC123702717 gene encoding juvenile hormone esterase-like, translating into MVQVKVNEGVLEGSKVDNVYGKPYFSFKGIPYAEPPLGDLRFKAPKPKKPWTGVRQATAHGPECCQIDIFSLPPIYKGEEDCLYLNVYTPDMKPLKHLPVMVFIHGGAFMSGSGNDFLVGPDFLIRHDVILVTINYRLEVLGFLCLDTEDIPGNAGLKDQVAALRWVQKNIRNFGGDPDNVTIFGESAGAASVSLHLVSPMSKSLFKRAIIQSGTLFSAWVQSYRARDRAILLARELGCKSKNDKEIFDFFKNQPAERLVKKKTPITYTEIAKLSPQIFFAAVSEKRFKGQECFLEGNVIDTFRKGIHEGVEVINGFTEDEGVLYFALGCNPDAVFDHANRLPQFFVPQDIANYLPTDQQMELGKKVKKYYLKDTVFARKEKNLDELLKFFTMDFFVYSSLAWQKICAKTNKNKIYLYKFSCKSERNIFAHIIKDCECIYERRIPVSHGDDLMYFFPCSMGLPPVDTKSKTFKMINQATTLWTNFAKYGDPTPDNSLGVKWQPYTIKNQHYLDIGEKLTPGISPNDEEMRFWEEIFREYYPQRLP; encoded by the exons ATGGTCCAAGTAAAAGTAAATGAGGGGGTCTTGGAGGGTAGTAAAGTGGATAATGTTTACGGCAAACCCTATTTTAGTTTCAAAGGTATTCCGTACGCTGAGCCTCCCCTGGGAGATCTGAGATTTAAG GCACCAAAACCGAAAAAACCATGGACGGGAGTTCGACAAGCAACCGCTCATGGACCAGAATGTTGCCAAATCGATATATTTTCTCTACCACCGATTTATAAAGGCGAAGAAGACTgtctttatttaaatgtatacacACCTGACATGAAACCACTCAAGCATCTACCGGTGATGGTATTTATTCATGGTGGTGCCTTCATGAGTGGAAGTGGAAACGACTTTCTGGTTGGTccagattttttaataagacaTGATGTCATCCTAGTTACAATAAACTATAGACTTGAAGTACTTGGATTCCTCTGCCTTGACACTGAAGATATTCCTGGAAACGCAGGATTGAAAGACCAAGTTGCTGCGCTTAGGTGGGTacagaaaaatataagaaacttTGGTGGCGATCCTGACAACGTAACAATTTTTGGTGAAAGTGCTGGAGCGGCCAGTGTATCACTACACTTGGTTTCACCGATGAGTAAAAGCCTTTTTAAAAGAGCTATAATCCAAAGTGGAACATTATTCAGTGCATGGGTGCAATCTTATAGAGCACGCGATAGAGCTATACTACTTGCAAGAGAATTAGGCTGCAAGTCTAAGAACGACAAGGAGATTTTcgatttctttaaaaatcaaCCAGCCGAGCGTCTAGTCAAGAAAAAGACGCCAATAACGTATACTGAAATTGCCAAATTATCTCCCCAAATATTCTTTGCTGCTGTTTCAGAAAAACGATTCAAGGGCCAAGAATGTTTCCTTGAAGGGAATGTTATTGACACTTTTCGAAAAGGTATCCACGAGGGAGTGGAAGTAATTAACGGGTTTACGGAAGACGAAggtgttttatattttgcatTGGGGTGCAACCCTGACGCTGTGTTCGATCACGCCAATAGACTTCCTCAGTTCTTTGTCCCTCAAGATATAGCAAATTACCTTCCGACAGATCAACAAATGGAACTTGGCAAGAAAGTTAAGAAGTATTATTTGAAGGACACAGTATTTGCGCGAAAGGAGAAGAATCTGGACGAATTATTGAAATTCTTTACTATGGATTTCTTCGTATACTCGAGTTTAGCTTGGCAGAAAATCTGTGCgaagacaaacaaaaataaaatttacttgtaCAAGTTTTCGTGCAAATCGGAGCGGAACATTTTTGCTCACATTATAAAAGATTGTGAATGTATATACGAACGGAGGATTCCAGTGTCTCATGGCGATGATTTGATGTATTTTTTCCCTTGTTCAATGGGATTACCACCTGTTGACACCAAATCCAAAAcctttaaaatgataaatcaAGCTACAACATTGTGGACAAATTTTGCGAAATATGG AGACCCAACGCCTGATAACAGTTTAGGAGTAAAGTGGCAGCcgtatactataaaaaatcaacattatCTAGATATTGGGGAAAAACTAACACCTGGCATTTCTCCGAATGACGAAGAAATGAGATTTTGGGAAGAAATTTTCAGGGAATATTATCCACAAAGACTGCCTTAa
- the LOC123702643 gene encoding juvenile hormone esterase-like, translating to MKVRVNEGVLEGSAVENAYGKPYFSFKGIPYAEPPIGDLRFKAPKPKQPWTGVRQAKEHGPICFQYNVFSRPPVNTGEEDCLYLNVYTPYIQPQKYLPVLVFIHGGAFMSGSGNQDFYGPEFLIRHDVILVTINYRLEVLGFLCLDTEDIPGNAGLKDQVAALRWVQNNIRNFGGDPDNVTIFGESAGSASVSLHLVSPMSKGLFKRAIMQSGTMVSSLVEPYGARDRALLLAKELGCNSKNDKEIYDFFKNQPVERLVNVQVPITYTELAKLSPKVYFSIVSEKKFSDQEWFLEGNLLDLFRNGIHEGVEVINGYTEDEGVLLFMMGCDIDDVFNHANKFAEFFVPYDIANHISIDQQIELGKKVKKYYLKDASARKEDNLDNLLKFFGMNLFVYSSTAWQKICAKRNKNNIYLYEFTCKSERNVFARFEKGSELIYDRRIPVAHADDLLYLFPGSSILPPVDMNSKTFQMIDQVTKLWTNFARYGNPTPDNSLGVKWQPYTLENQSYLDIGEKLVPGVSPNEEEINFWEDIYREYYPQKLP from the exons ATGAAAGTAAGAGTAAATGAGGGAGTGTTAGAGGGTAGTGCTGTTGAAAATGCCTACGGCAAGCCGTACTTTAGCTTCAAAGGCATTCCTTACGCAGAGCCTCCTATTGGAGATCTAAGATTTAAG GCGCCAAAACCCAAACAACCATGGACAGGTGTTCGCCAGGCAAAGGAACACGGCCCGATATGTTTTCAATATAACGTCTTTTCCAGACCACCAGTTAACACAGGCGAAGAAGACTgcctttatttaaatgtatatactCCTTATATTCAACCGCAAAAGTATCTGCCTGTGCTGGTGTTTATACATGGGGGTGCTTTCATGAGTGGAAGCGGAAATCAAGATTTTTACGGACctgaatttttaataagacACGATGTTATTCTCGTCACAATAAACTATCGCCTCGAAGTACTTGGATTCTTGTGCCTTGATACTGAAGATATTCCTGGGAATGCAGGATTGAAAGATCAAGTTGCTGCGCTTAGGTGGGTGCAGAATAACATACGAAATTTTGGAGGTGATCCCGACAATGTAACGATTTTTGGTGAAAGTGCTGGTTCGGCTAGTGTATCGCTGCACTTAGTATCACCCATGAGTAAAGGTCTCTTTAAAAGAGCCATAATGCAAAGTGGAACAATGGTCAGCTCATTAGTGGAACCTTACGGAGCGCGCGATAGAGCTCTTCTTCTTGCTAAAGAATTAGGATGCAATTCAAAGAACGATAAAGAGATTTAcgattttttcaaaaatcaaccAGTTGAACGTCTTGTTAACGTACAAGTACCTATAACATACACAGAACTTGCTAAACTATCACCCAAAGTGTATTTTTCTATTGTCTCAGAAAAGAAATTCAGTGATCAAGAATGGTTTCTTGAAGGAAACTTACTAGATCTTTTCCGAAACGGCATCCACGAGGGCGTTGAAGTAATCAATGGATACACAGAAGACGAAggagttttattatttatgatggGATGTGATATTGATGATGTTTTCAACCACGCCAATAAATTCGCAGAATTCTTTGTTCCTTATGATATTGCTAATCATATTTCCATTGATCAACAGATTGAACTTGGCAAGAAAGTCAAGAAGTATTATTTGAAAGATGCATCTGCACGTAAGGAAGATAATCTTGACAATTTACTGAAATTCTTTGGTATGAATTTGTTTGTCTACTCCAGTACAGCGTGGCAAAAAATATGtgcaaagagaaacaaaaacaatatttatttgtatgaatttaCATGTAAATCTGAGAGGAATGTTTTCGCTCGCTTTGAGAAAGGATCCGAATTGATATATGACCGTAGAATCCCAGTGGCTCATGCAGATGACCTGTTATATCTTTTCCCGGGATCAAGTATTTTACCACCGGTTGATATGAACTCCAAAACGTTCCAGATGATTGACCAAGTAACAAAATTGTGGACAAATTTTGCCAGATACGG gaaTCCAACACCTGATAACAGCTTAGGGGTAAAATGGCAGCCGTATACACTAGAAAACCAGTCTTATTTGGATATTGGAGAAAAATTAGTACCTGGAGTATCGCCAAATGAGGAGGAAATCAACTTTTGGGAAGATATTTATAGAGAATACTACCCACAAAAACTACCTTGA
- the LOC123702695 gene encoding juvenile hormone esterase-like, translating to MVRIKVNEGVLEGCKVDNVYGKPYFRFKGIPYAEPPVGDLRFKAPKPKTPWNGVREAKEHGPESCQMDVLFTQSPKFKGEEDCLYLNVYTPNIEPENPLPVMVFIHGGGFMCGSGNYEHYGPEFLIKHDVILVTINYRLDILGFLCLDTKDIPGNAGMKDQVAALRWVQNNIRNFGGNPDNVTIFGESAGAASVSAHLVSPMSKGLFKRAITQSGTSLSPWVQTYGARDRAVLLAKELGCECDNDKEIFEFFKNQPAENLVNKKVSIIFTEIAKLFPHVCFGIVSEKKFKGQESFIEGDFFDLMRTGNGIHEGVEVMNGYTEDEGIVYFALGCHPDKVFQQASQFAQFFVPHDIMNHVPVVQQMALGKKIKQYYLKDQFVNKERNFDELLRFLSMYYFIHSSLTWQSLCAKRGKNKIYLYKFSCKSERNIFAHTIGCSFIYEKRIPVSHIDDLFYLFPFTNDLPEVKVDSKTYKMIEQVTKLWTNFAKYGNPTPDDSLGAQWLPYTSKQKHYLDIGEKLTPRVAPDEEQMQLWEDLYREYCPQKLC from the exons ATGGTTCGAATTAAAGTGAATGAAGGGGTGTTGGAGGGTTGTAAAGTGGATAATGTTTACGGCAAACCCTATTTCAGGTTCAAAGGTATTCCGTACGCTGAGCCTCCTGTCGGAGATCTGAGAtttaag GCACCGAAACCTAAAACGCCATGGAATGGAGTTCGAGAAGCAAAAGAACACGGCCCAGAAAGCTGCCAAATggatgttttatttacacagTCGCCAAAATTCAAGGGTGAAGAAGATTGCCTGTATCTAAATGTATATACTCCTAATATTGAACCAGAGAACCCACTTCCCGTCATGGTGTTCATTCACGGTGGTGGGTTTATGTGTGGCAGCGGAAATTATGAACATTATGGACCCGAATTTCTGATAAAACATGATGTAATTCTGGTGACAATAAATTATCGTCTCGATATACTTGGCTTCCTATGTCTTGACACCAAAGATATTCCTGGAAACGCAGGAATGAAAGACCAAGTCGCTGCGCTTAGGTGGGTGCAGAATAACATAAGAAACTTCGGAGGCAATCCTgataatgtaactatttttgGTGAAAGTGCTGGAGCAGCCAGTGTATCAGCACACTTGGTTTCACCGATGAGTAAAGGACTATTTAAAAGAGCTATAACGCAAAGTGGAACATCACTTAGTCCGTGGGTTCAAACATATGGAGCGCGGGACAGAGCTGTCCTCTTAGCCAAAGAATTAGGATGCGAATGCGACAATGATAAGGAGATATTTgagtttttcaaaaatcaaccAGCTGAGAATCTGGTGAATAAAAAAGTATCTATAATTTTCACTGAAATCGCTAAATTATTTCCCCATGTTTGCTTTGGTATCgtttcagaaaaaaaattcaagGGTCAAGAAAGTTTCATTGAAGGGGACTTCTTCGACCTTATGCGAACTGGTAATGGTATTCATGAAGGAGTAGAAGTAATGAATGGATATACAGAGGATGAGGGTATTGTCTATTTCGCATTGGGTTGTCATCCTGATAAGGTGTTTCAACAAGCCAGTCAGTTTGCACAATTCTTTGTGCCTCACGACATAATGAACCATGTTCCCGTTGTTCAACAAATGGCCCTTGGCAAAAAGATTaagcaatattatttaaaagatcaATTTGTAAACAAGGAACGTAATTTTGATGAATTATTAAGATTCTTGAGTATGTATTACTTCATACATAGCTCCCTAACTTGGCAAAGTTTATGTGCAAAGAGaggcaaaaataaaatttatttatataaattttcatgtaaatCTGAGAGGAACATTTTCGCTCATACGATAGGATGCAGTTTCATATATGAAAAGAGAATTCCTGTATCGCACAttgatgatttattttatctatttccTTTTACAAATGACCTACCAGAAGTCAAGGTGGATTCCAAAACCTATAAAATGATTGAACAAGTTACCAAATTGTGGACAAATTTTGCTAAATATGG GAACCCTACGCCTGATGATAGTTTAGGAGCACAATGGCTTCCATATacatcaaaacaaaaacactaTTTGGACATTGGAGAGAAGCTAACACCTCGGGTAGCACCAGATGAAGAACAAATGCAGTTATGGGAAGATTTGTATAGAGAGTATTGTCCGCAAAAATTGTGTTAA
- the LOC123702694 gene encoding juvenile hormone esterase-like — protein sequence MVRIKVNEGVLEGCKVNNVYGKPYFSFKGIPYAEPPLGDLRFKAPKPKTPWTGVREAKKHGPVSCQMDVIFAQSTEFKGEEDCLYLNVYTPNIEPENPLPVMVYIHGGGFLCGSGNDDQYEPEFLIKNDVILVTINYRLDVLGFLSLDTEDIPGNAGMKDQVAALRWVQNNIRNFGGNPVNVTIFGESAGAASVSAHLISPMSKGLFKRAITQSGTTLCPWAQTYGARDRAILLARELGCECNNDKEIFEFFKNQPAENLVNRKVPIFFTESAKLFPHVCYAIVSEKKFKGQECFIEGDFFELMRNGNCIHEGVEVMNGYTEDEGILYFAMGSPPEKVIEQASHYAQFFVPHDIMNHVPPIQQMALGKKIKKYYLKDQLVNKERNFDELLKFLSMDYFIHGALTWQKLCAKKSKNKIFLYKFSCKSERNLFAHMIGCSFVYEKRIPVSHVDDLLYLFPFSIGLPAVDVNSKTFKMIDQFTKLWTNFAKYGNPTPDDSLGAQWLPYTSEQNHYLDIGEKLTPGTSPDIEQMQFWEDFYREYCPQRLC from the exons GCACCGAAACCTAAAACGCCATGGACTGGAGTGCGTGAGGCTAAAAAACACGGCCCAGTAAGCTGCCAAATGGATGTTATATTTGCCCAATCTACAGAATTCAAGGGCGAAGAAGACTGCCTATATCTTAATGTATATACTCCTAATATTGAACCAGAGAACCCACTTCCCGTCATGGTGTACATTCACGGAGGGGGGTTTTTGTGTGGCAGCGGTAATGACGATCAATACGAACCCGAATTTCTGATAAAAAATGACGTCATTCTGGTGACAATAAATTATCGTCTCGATGTACTTGGCTTCCTAAGTCTTGACACCGAAGATATTCCTGGAAACGCAGGAATGAAAGACCAAGTCGCTGCGCTTAGGTGGGTGCAGAATAACATAAGGAACTTCGGAGGCAATCCtgttaatgtaactatttttgGTGAAAGTGCTGGAGCAGCCAGCGTATCGGCACACTTGATTTCACCGATGAGTAAAGGACtatttaaaagagcaataACGCAAAGCGGAACCACTCTTTGTCCGTGGGCACAAACATATGGAGCGCGTGACAGAGCTATCCTCTTGGCTAGAGAATTAGGATGCGAATGCAACAATGATAAGGAGATATTTgagtttttcaaaaatcaaccAGCCGAAAACCTGGTGAATAgaaaagtacctatatttttcaCTGAAAGTGCAAAGTTATTCCCTCATGTTTGCTATGCCATCgtttcagaaaaaaaatttaaaggtcAAGAATGTTTCATTGAAGGGGACTTCTTTGAACTTATGCGAAATGGAAATTGTATTCATGAAGGGGTAGAAGTAATGAATGGATACACAGAGGATGAGGGTATTCTCTATTTTGCAATGGGTTCTCCTCCTGAAAAGGTAATTGAGCAAGCCAGTCATTACGCACAATTCTTTGTGCCGCACGACATTATGAACCATGTTCCCCCTATTCAGCAAATGGCTCTTGGCAAAAagattaagaaatattatttaaaagatcaGTTAGTGAACAAGGAACGTAATTTCGATGAATTACTGAAATTTTTGAGTAtggattattttatacatggAGCCTTAACTTGGCAGAAATTATGTGCAAAgaaaagcaaaaataaaatttttttatataaattttcatgcaAATCTGAGAGGAACCTTTTCGCTCATATGATAGGATGCAGTTTCGTATACGAGAAGAGAATTCCTGTATCGCACGTTGATGATTTACTATATCTATTTCCGTTTTCAATTGGTCTACCAGCAGTTGATGTGAATTCCAAAACCTTCAAAATGATTGatcaatttacaaaattatggACTAATTTTGCGAAATACGG gaACCCTACGCCTGATGATAGTTTAGGAGCACAATGGCTTCCATATACATCAGAACAAAATCATTATTTGGACATTGGAGAGAAGTTAACACCCGGTACATCTCCAGATATAGAACAAATGCAATTTTGGGAAGATTTTTACAGAGAGTATTGTCCACAAAGATTGTGTTAA